One genomic region from Dehalobacter restrictus DSM 9455 encodes:
- a CDS encoding DUF4131 domain-containing protein → MKDKLVSQAIAVLTGGLLAVQSEKEVRIFILAICLLLAIGIVVIWKPLDFFGRASKPEAVLLACGLLTGFLYGMPAENNIASPLLIERIEIQGRLSDWRINDKTGQGIFILEDVYPGTEERLGEKYNFRVYPEKDGVYMKGWDRVKPGDTILVTARLEHPKPPGTEGEFDLPLYYAVRGLSGTITAFGEADVLEEGVPGFT, encoded by the coding sequence ATGAAAGATAAACTGGTCAGTCAGGCTATAGCTGTGCTGACAGGTGGATTGCTGGCCGTTCAAAGTGAAAAAGAAGTAAGAATATTCATATTGGCCATTTGCTTGCTTTTAGCTATAGGAATTGTGGTTATATGGAAACCGCTCGATTTTTTTGGTAGGGCTTCCAAACCTGAAGCGGTACTGCTGGCCTGCGGGCTTTTAACAGGTTTTTTGTATGGGATGCCGGCAGAGAACAATATCGCTTCTCCGCTGCTTATAGAAAGAATTGAGATACAGGGCAGATTATCGGATTGGCGGATTAATGATAAGACCGGCCAGGGTATTTTCATCCTGGAAGATGTCTATCCCGGAACGGAAGAACGCTTGGGGGAAAAATACAATTTTCGTGTTTATCCCGAAAAAGATGGGGTATATATGAAGGGATGGGATCGAGTTAAGCCCGGAGACACCATCTTGGTCACAGCCAGACTGGAACATCCCAAACCTCCGGGAACAGAGGGCGAATTTGACCTTCCGCTTTATTATGCCGTAAGAGGCTTAAGCGGTACGATTACAGCCTTCGGGGAAGCTGATGTACTGGAGGAAGGTGTTCCGGGTTTTACCTGA
- a CDS encoding helix-hairpin-helix domain-containing protein, protein MEKKLRLLWWGILGVLLVLAAVKLFLPVNSPVEVNQAEENREIVVYISGAVVHPGLLHLSLNARLDDALQAAELTAEADLEVLNPAQKLKDGQKIIVASKSTGTGQLTGKTENSAAQPGTTGGLSTKVNINTAGINELDTIPGIGPALAQRIIDYRTENGWFSAPEEIQNVSGIGSKTYEKMEKYISVGS, encoded by the coding sequence TTGGAGAAAAAGCTGAGGCTGCTTTGGTGGGGCATTTTGGGTGTATTACTGGTTCTGGCCGCTGTGAAACTGTTTTTGCCAGTAAACAGTCCGGTTGAAGTTAATCAGGCAGAAGAAAACAGGGAGATTGTAGTTTATATTTCGGGTGCAGTTGTGCATCCCGGTCTTTTGCACCTCTCTTTGAATGCCAGGTTGGATGATGCGCTGCAGGCAGCGGAACTGACAGCTGAAGCTGACCTTGAAGTATTGAATCCTGCCCAAAAGCTCAAGGATGGACAAAAAATAATTGTGGCCTCAAAGAGTACCGGAACGGGTCAATTAACCGGAAAGACCGAAAACAGCGCAGCTCAGCCGGGTACAACAGGTGGATTATCGACAAAGGTCAATATCAATACCGCAGGTATTAATGAACTGGATACTATTCCGGGGATCGGTCCGGCCTTAGCCCAGCGAATTATTGATTATCGTACGGAAAACGGGTGGTTCTCCGCACCGGAAGAGATTCAAAATGTTTCGGGGATCGGTTCAAAGACCTATGAGAAAATGGAGAAGTATATCTCTGTCGGTTCGTAA